Within Mongoliitalea daihaiensis, the genomic segment GATCTTACAGAACTTGCGGAATCCTCTGGCCTAAACATCCATAAGGTCAGTACAGGATATACTGCGGGATACAATATCGGATCCCCAACCATGCCCGTATTGAAAAAACCTACGGTTGCATTGATTGTCGGTACGGGAGTCAATTCCTTGGAAGCAGGAGAAGTATGGCACCTCCTAGACAAACGAATGGATATGGATATCACGCTTTTACCAATTGAGCGTATTTCCAGTGCCGACTTGAGCCGATACAACGTGCTTGTCATGCCCAATGGGAATTACAATGCACTAAACAAGGCACAAGCGGAAAAAATCAAATCTTGGACAACTCAGGGAAATACTTTAATCGCCCGAGGAAATGCTTTAAAATGGTTGAATGAGCAGGAAATCGCTACCTTCAAATTTAAAGAGGAAGACGAAAAGAAAGAGGAAGGACTAAAGCCTTATGCAGACTATGAAAAAAACACAGGCGCTCGACTGACTAGTGGAACCATTTTCCACGGAAAAGTAGATACTACCCATCCTTTGGGCTACGGATTTGATCAAGAAAAAATCTATTTATTCCGAAACAATAATTTATTTTTGGAAGCAGCTACGAATCCATACGCAAACCCTGTCAGCTACACCGCTGAAGGATTGGCTTCCGGATATGTGCATCCTGAGAATTTAGAGAAAGTCAAAAATACCGTTTCTACACAAGTTAAAAAGGTAGGCAGTGGTAGAGTTGTAGGGTTTGTTGATAATCCTAATTTCCGAGGGATATGGTTTGGAACCAACAAACTATTTTTAAATGCAGTATTCCTTGGGCAGATTATCCAAAGCGGAACAGCGGATTAATCTCTCACAGATCGAGGTTCTCGCAGATCAAAGAGATTTGGTGGATTACCACGGATTTTGATTGACTATTATAAGATGGCTGAAGATATTGATAGTTTTCAGCCATCTTTTTATAAAAGGGTTTAAATTTGAGTCATGGAAAATAAGTTTTTAAAAAAGTACCCTACCTACTTTTCTTGGTTAGTCAGCTGGTCTCTATGGATATGGGCAGGGGCCGCAATTCTGTACTATTTATTTCTTATCGGATTTGATTTTGATAATTTAATTCAAACCGATAAACTGTTTCAAAGCATTTTGTGGATGGTATTTATGCAGGTATTTAATTATTTCTTTTTTTACCGATACCAAAAGAAGCATGCACTGAAGCAACAGCAGGAGGAGAATTTGGAAAACAAGGGATAGTTTGTTCCTATGGTAAGTAGTATGGTTACCGCAAAGTTCTCAAAGTCTAAAGCCAAGGTCTCAGAGGTCGGAATTAGATACTGATTTCCCTTCCAAAGAATGATAGCGTTATTTTTAGAAAGTTAAAATTTATCACAACCACCCAATGAAAGCAAGTCAGCATTCGTGTAATGAGTCATGGGTGTTCATTCATGTACCTGACTGACAGCATTGGACGGCAATATCTACCTGTTTAAAAAAACCGAAGTTGTCTTATGCGAGTTTGAGTTTTAATTCGCCTTTTCTTTTGACGATTTTAAGCTCGAAATGTTGATTGATAAATGCCTTGCAGTGGTTTTCAGACCATTCTGCACGACCTTCGCCATCATACAACAAGGTCATCCGAAGCATCGTCTTTACATAAGGCTCATGCTGTCCTAACTCCCTACACCAAAGTTGCATCTGAGCTGTCCAGTCATCCTTAAATTTCTCCAAATGCGTACGACCATCAAAAAGTATCTCTAGTTGATTGTCTCTATTCTTGTAGCGGTAGATTCCGCAGAGCTGCCAGTAAATCATGCGTAAACGATCTAGCGGATACTCATACGTGTCCAAAATTTTCTCAAAAGTCTTGTCCATCAGCATCAACGGATTGTATAGCTGCGTATAGGACTTCCTCAACTCATATACCATTAAGTCAAGCATTTCATCTTCTAGTTGAGATTGTGCTTGCCTTAGGATATAATTTTTGTCTAATGGAAAGAGCTTTTGAATCATGTTACCGTCAAATATTTTGCAAATTAGGAGAATTCATGCAAAAAATAAAGCATCTGACTTATTTTAACTTTTCAATTTCTGATAATACTCCCTGAATCAAGTCTTGTTCAAAGCCTCTTCCCAACAAATACTGCTGCACTTTCATTTTTCGTTGAAAGCTGTCAAACTTTTCCAGACTGTTCCATTTTTTCTCACTTTCTCCCTTAAGCACATGGTAGTATTCCTCTGGATCAATTTCTCTCATCCCTGTTTGGATGCATCGATCTGAAATCTTCTTAAACTTCAACGCTTGTCTAATTTTGATCCTACCCCATTTTTTCAGAGAAAATTTGCCTCTAGCAAACGCTTGCGCATAGCGCTCTTCATTCAGAAAACCCTCTTCTATCATGACAGCAATCAGTTCTTCCGCCTCTTCTCCATGAATACCCCGCTCTGTCAATCTCATCCGTACATCCTGCTGACAGCGCTCTTGATAGGCACAAAAAGCCGCAATCTTCACCTTTGCCTCCGCAGGTGTCCAATACTTTTTCCTGGGCACTGAACCGTAATCTTTTCTTGAGTAGGACATTTTGTGTAATTTAGCCTTCCAAAAGTAAGGCCTTGCGCCACTTTTTTCAAATCTTTCATTAAACCATTACAAACCATGCGTAAGAAAATTGTAGCTGGAAACTGGAAAATGAACCTTGGCTTTGACGAGGGACAAAAACTAACTTCCGAGATTGTTAACATGCTGAAAGATGAGGAACACAGCGGTGTGACTGCCATCTTAAACCCTCCATTTGTTCATTTGTACCCAGTTAAGAAACTCATCGGAGATACACCAAACTTATTTTTGGGAGGACAAAACTGTTCAGATAAAGCCTCAGGAGCTTATACTGGAGAAATTGCAGCTTCCATGCTTGCGTCATTTGGAGCCTCCTATGTGATCTTGGGACACAGCGAGCGCAGAGAATATTTTAAAGAGTCCAATCAATTGCTCACAGAAAAAACTAAACAGGCGTTAGCCAATGGCCTAACTCCTATTTTTTGTTGTGGAGAGCCTTTGGATATCCGTGAAGCAGGCACGCATGAGGAGTATGTGAAAAATCAGTTGACAGAAAGTTTATTTGATTTTTCTGCAGAAGAAATCTCCAAACTAGTCATCGCATACGAACCTATCTGGGCCATCGGAACTGGTAAAACTGCCTCTTCTAATCAAGCACAGGAAATGCATGCTGCCTTAAGAGGTCATTTTGCTTCGAAGTATGGACAGGAAGTTGCCGATAATCTATCTATTCTTTATGGCGGCAGCTGTAATCCGGGCAATGCCAAAGAGATCTTCTCCAAGCCTGATGTGGACGGAGGTTTGATCGGAGGCGCATCTTTGAAATCAAGAGATTTTGTGGATATTATTAAGTCCTTTTAAGTACGGAAAAAAGTACGTAATTTTGTCCAAAATAAACTTCCATGATAGCAGCAAACTATTCCGAATTCAGAACAGGTTTAAAAAATTTTCTTGATCAAGTAGAACAGGAAAATGAGATTTTGATTATCAAACGAAAATCAGGTAAAGGGGCTGTTGTGATCTCTCTTGAAGAGTATAATGCTATCATGGAAACTCTTCATTTATTAAGCTCTAAGAAAAACGCCGATAGATTATATGAATCTATCGAACAAATGAAATCAGGCAAAATCTTACATCCTACCTTAGAAAGCTGATGAAACTAGCCTTCACCTTACACGCTTGGGAAGATTATAATTATTGGCAAAAAATAAATCCCAAAATGGTGAAGAAAATAAATGAGTTAATCAAAGTTATTCTTCGAACGCCCTTTGAAGGAATAGGGAAACCTGAACCTTTAAAACATGATTTAGCAGGTTTTTGGTCTAGAAGAATTGATCAAGAACATAGAATTGTCTATCATGTAGATGGCCTTGAGATAACAATCATTTCATGTAGATTTCATTACGATAGTTAATACTCCCCATGCAATACCTTGAATTTAAAATTTCCTGTGCCGAAGATTTTCGTGAAATATTAATTGCGGAACTGTCTGAAGTTGGCTTTGATTCTTTTTTGGAGACTGATACTGGCTTTGACGCTTATATTCCAGAAGATCAATTGGACCGCAGTACCTATGATGAGGTGATTGCTCGCTATGCTTCCGTCGCTGACATTCAGGTAGTCGAAGGAAAAATGGCGAAAGTCAATTGGAATGAGGAGTGGGAAAAGCACTACGATCCGATTATGGTGGAAAATCAGGTATATGTACGTGCTTCCTTCCATGAGGAAAAACCCGAATTCCCTTATCAAATCCTGATCAACCCTAAAATGTCTTTTGGTACAGGACATCATGCGACCACTTATTCCATGATTGCCCATCAGCTGGAAACAGACCACCAAGGCAAACGGGTATTGGATATCGGAGCAGGTACAGGGATTTTGGCAATTATGGCACATCTACTAGGGGCATCTGAGGTGGAAGCTTTTGATATCGATGAGTGGTGTGTAGAGAACGGAGATGAAAACTTCTCCCTCAATAGCATGTCTCATGTGAAGATGGGGAAGGGGACTGTGCGTGAAGTAAAACCTCAAGGAAACTATGACATTGTCTTGGCCAACATCAATAAAAATGTGCTGCTCGACGAAATGGAAGTCTATGGTACACTGGTAAAACCAGCTGGATACCTTTTGCTAAGTGGTTTTTACGAACATGATATTGTAGACATCGAAGCAAGTGCCGCTAAACATGGTTTACAGCTGCTCGGGAAAAAGGTAAAAGATAATTGGACTGCCTTAAAGCTTCAAAAACTATGAGCGAACTGATCATTTATGGGATCTTATTTTTGGCTCTGATCGGCCATACGCTATTAGCTGGCAAAATGTACCGAACAGTGCATGAAGACAACACCTTATCCCTTCAAGAAAAGAATGACTGGAAACTCAAAGCACTGATTTTTCCTGGGTATTTTTGGGGGAAGTATAACAGCTCGCAAAGGCGCGGAGGCGCAAAGAAATGAAGGTTTACATCAATTATATCAGCAATTAGACGCTCAACAAAGCCGTTATAATTAAGCAAAGCTGCTAATTAAAAATCACCCTTCCCGATAAGGAAACAAGGAGAGGAGATGCTGCGCAGCTAAGGCAATTTCGTCTTGACGCTTTTCTACTGCAATTTCCATCCATGGAGCATACGGTGTATCGGTGTGTTCAAACATAGCGGATTTATATTCCTGATATTTTTCCCATAAATCGTATGACTCATAATCCAAGGGCAGTAACTTCCATTTAGCCAACGGGTCATGTTGGATTTCGGCCATCCTTTTTTGTTGTTCTTTCTTACCAACAGTAAAATAAAATTTCACCAAATGATACCCGGAATCTACCAACATTTGCTCAAATCCATTCACTTGTTTCATAAACAAATCATACTCCTCAGCCGAGCACAAGCCATGAATAGGCTCAATTAAAGCCCGGTTGTACCAGCTGCGATCCCAAAAGACCATCTCTCCCGGCTGAGGGAGCTTTTCTACAAATTTTTTGAAATACCACTCTCCTGTTTCAGGATTGCTAAGATGGGGAAGATTGACCTCTATGCGATAATGTCGGGGATTATTATGAGATAAAATATTTCGGATGATCCCACTCTTTTCGATGGAAACGCCTCCATGAAATAATAAGATCAACTTTTTTTCATGCTTGATCAGCCATAATTGCAGCTTAACCAGCTCTGCTTTGATTTCTCTTAGCCTAATCTCTGCTTTGGCCGCTTGCAGTGCTTTCCCAAGATCTACTTTTTTGGAAGCCAATAAATGCTTCAATCCTACTTTGGTGTTTAAGACCTCTAAATCTTCTTCACTCAGTTCCACTTTGCTCATACGTCCAGTTTTTTAGCTTTCCTGAAATACTTATACACCACATTTGGATCATGATGAAGGGTCGCTTGTGTGCTTCCTTTTCCATCGTAATCAAATTGGGATAGCACGTAGCGTAAACTCTCAAGTCTAGCCAACTCCTTATCATTGGTATCCACAATTACCCAAGGACTGTATACAGTATGTGTATCTGTAAACATCAGTTCTTTGTAATGTGTATTTGTATCCCACAACTCCTGCCCTTTTAAATCCACAGGACTAAACTTCCACTGCTTCAAGGGGTTGCCTAGGCGGTCATCAAATCTCTTTTGCTGCTCTTCCTTACTGATATCAAACCAAAACTTAATCAGTTTGATCCCATCCTCGTGCAACATGTATTCAAAACTTGGAACCTCTGCCATGAATATCGGATACTGCTCGGGTGTACAAAAGCCCATCACCGGCTCCACCACAGCCCTATTGTACCAGCTTCGATCAAAAAATTTGATTTCTCCCCTATTGGGTAACACTTCTATATAGCGCTGAAAGTACCATTGTCCCCGTTCAATTTCGGTGGGCTTAGTCAATGCCACTACTCCTGATGCATGAGGATTCAAGTGCTGAACAAAACGCTTAATTGACCCGCCTTTTCCAGCAGCATCCCGTCCTTCAAAAATTACCGCCACACGCATCTGATTCTTAATGATGTGTTGCAACAACAAAGCCAACTCCGCCTGTAATTCTTTCAACTCTTCCTCATAGGCTAATTTCCTTAAAGTAGACTTCAAATTAATCCCTTCCGCCTTTGCCAAAGCGATCAATTCTTTTCGGGTTTGGACTTTTTCCAGATGTTTGAGTTTAAACATAGTACTTAGCTTTCACTAAATTTATCAAAAAAATTAAGAAATCCAGTATAATTTAATTTTCAAAAACTCATTTGCTGAACCAGTGTTTGATAAAACAGGTTATTCAAGAGCATATATTGATCAATCAAAACATAGCCACGCATTC encodes:
- the ppk2 gene encoding polyphosphate kinase 2, whose translation is MFKLKHLEKVQTRKELIALAKAEGINLKSTLRKLAYEEELKELQAELALLLQHIIKNQMRVAVIFEGRDAAGKGGSIKRFVQHLNPHASGVVALTKPTEIERGQWYFQRYIEVLPNRGEIKFFDRSWYNRAVVEPVMGFCTPEQYPIFMAEVPSFEYMLHEDGIKLIKFWFDISKEEQQKRFDDRLGNPLKQWKFSPVDLKGQELWDTNTHYKELMFTDTHTVYSPWVIVDTNDKELARLESLRYVLSQFDYDGKGSTQATLHHDPNVVYKYFRKAKKLDV
- the tpiA gene encoding triose-phosphate isomerase, producing MRKKIVAGNWKMNLGFDEGQKLTSEIVNMLKDEEHSGVTAILNPPFVHLYPVKKLIGDTPNLFLGGQNCSDKASGAYTGEIAASMLASFGASYVILGHSERREYFKESNQLLTEKTKQALANGLTPIFCCGEPLDIREAGTHEEYVKNQLTESLFDFSAEEISKLVIAYEPIWAIGTGKTASSNQAQEMHAALRGHFASKYGQEVADNLSILYGGSCNPGNAKEIFSKPDVDGGLIGGASLKSRDFVDIIKSF
- a CDS encoding Txe/YoeB family addiction module toxin gives rise to the protein MKLAFTLHAWEDYNYWQKINPKMVKKINELIKVILRTPFEGIGKPEPLKHDLAGFWSRRIDQEHRIVYHVDGLEITIISCRFHYDS
- a CDS encoding polyphosphate kinase 2 family protein, which translates into the protein MSKVELSEEDLEVLNTKVGLKHLLASKKVDLGKALQAAKAEIRLREIKAELVKLQLWLIKHEKKLILLFHGGVSIEKSGIIRNILSHNNPRHYRIEVNLPHLSNPETGEWYFKKFVEKLPQPGEMVFWDRSWYNRALIEPIHGLCSAEEYDLFMKQVNGFEQMLVDSGYHLVKFYFTVGKKEQQKRMAEIQHDPLAKWKLLPLDYESYDLWEKYQEYKSAMFEHTDTPYAPWMEIAVEKRQDEIALAAQHLLSLFPYREG
- a CDS encoding type II toxin-antitoxin system Phd/YefM family antitoxin, with the translated sequence MIAANYSEFRTGLKNFLDQVEQENEILIIKRKSGKGAVVISLEEYNAIMETLHLLSSKKNADRLYESIEQMKSGKILHPTLES
- a CDS encoding regulatory protein RecX codes for the protein MSYSRKDYGSVPRKKYWTPAEAKVKIAAFCAYQERCQQDVRMRLTERGIHGEEAEELIAVMIEEGFLNEERYAQAFARGKFSLKKWGRIKIRQALKFKKISDRCIQTGMREIDPEEYYHVLKGESEKKWNSLEKFDSFQRKMKVQQYLLGRGFEQDLIQGVLSEIEKLK
- the prmA gene encoding 50S ribosomal protein L11 methyltransferase — its product is MQYLEFKISCAEDFREILIAELSEVGFDSFLETDTGFDAYIPEDQLDRSTYDEVIARYASVADIQVVEGKMAKVNWNEEWEKHYDPIMVENQVYVRASFHEEKPEFPYQILINPKMSFGTGHHATTYSMIAHQLETDHQGKRVLDIGAGTGILAIMAHLLGASEVEAFDIDEWCVENGDENFSLNSMSHVKMGKGTVREVKPQGNYDIVLANINKNVLLDEMEVYGTLVKPAGYLLLSGFYEHDIVDIEASAAKHGLQLLGKKVKDNWTALKLQKL